One genomic region from Sphingobacterium sp. UGAL515B_05 encodes:
- the nadE gene encoding NAD(+) synthase, with amino-acid sequence MENSVNKPFFIQDENVAQYAQLMASWIAQQVKSAGRQGLVLGMSGGIDCSVVACLCRLAQVDVHLIMMPYGSDMNNSKSHQHAMELIQKFDFPFHVFDIQPAVDALAIHQEQFVAGATAANRALSLANIRPRVRMTYLYQFAQLGSRFVIGTGNMAEATVGYFTKWGDGAYDLNPLAMVTKQEVYTLAKYLGVPESIQYKSPSAGLWEGQTDEDELGMTYAQIDGFILKGTSGDPVIDELIRKRIQQSAHKFAAVPTFKG; translated from the coding sequence ATGGAAAATAGCGTAAACAAACCGTTTTTCATCCAGGATGAAAACGTTGCACAGTATGCACAATTGATGGCATCCTGGATTGCTCAGCAAGTGAAATCTGCCGGCCGTCAGGGACTTGTACTAGGAATGAGCGGTGGTATCGACTGCAGTGTTGTGGCCTGCTTATGCCGTCTGGCACAAGTGGATGTTCACTTGATCATGATGCCCTATGGCAGCGATATGAATAATAGTAAAAGCCATCAGCATGCGATGGAGCTTATTCAGAAGTTTGATTTTCCGTTTCATGTGTTTGACATTCAGCCTGCTGTGGATGCCTTGGCAATTCATCAAGAACAATTTGTCGCCGGAGCCACAGCCGCTAACCGCGCCTTGAGCCTAGCAAATATTCGCCCACGTGTGCGCATGACATATTTGTATCAATTTGCGCAACTGGGCAGTAGATTTGTTATTGGTACGGGGAATATGGCCGAAGCTACAGTAGGTTATTTTACGAAATGGGGCGACGGCGCCTACGATCTGAATCCGTTGGCAATGGTGACCAAACAGGAAGTATATACCTTGGCAAAATACCTGGGCGTACCCGAATCTATTCAGTATAAAAGTCCGTCTGCCGGCCTTTGGGAAGGACAGACCGATGAAGATGAACTGGGAATGACTTATGCGCAAATCGATGGGTTTATTTTGAAAGGTACATCGGGCGACCCGGTTATAGATGAACTTATTCGTAAACGTATACA
- a CDS encoding Gfo/Idh/MocA family oxidoreductase: protein MNRKKFLMSSFAFGLSYAVNANNKVFSGHDNVKKIGIIGLDITHAVAFTRAINTAASNHPYGKYRVVAAYPYGSKTIPLSIERIPKITAEVQQLGVSIVSSIAELLKKVDYVFLETNDGNLHLEQALQVIKAKKPLFIDKPIANSYRDAFQIFQAAKNYGCPVFSSSSLRYITGLQELDRTKVIGADVYCPAVTEPSHKDLYWYGIHGVEMLFALMGPGCRSVKTIQEQGTSFYVGEWADGRIASLRGIREGKDDFGGTVFLKDQIVHLGQFMGYGPLLDKILPFFETGVSPVDEKETLAICAFIDAAEESKLNGGNVVQLQK from the coding sequence ATGAATAGAAAAAAATTCTTGATGTCCTCCTTTGCATTTGGATTATCCTATGCCGTTAATGCGAATAATAAGGTGTTCTCTGGGCATGATAACGTAAAAAAGATAGGGATCATTGGGCTAGACATTACACACGCTGTTGCTTTTACAAGAGCGATTAATACGGCTGCTAGCAACCATCCCTACGGAAAATACAGGGTTGTTGCGGCTTATCCCTACGGAAGCAAAACAATTCCCTTAAGTATTGAGCGTATTCCGAAAATTACAGCTGAAGTGCAACAGCTCGGTGTTTCGATTGTATCAAGTATTGCCGAGCTATTGAAAAAAGTAGACTATGTGTTTTTGGAGACAAATGATGGAAATCTTCATCTGGAGCAGGCACTTCAAGTAATCAAAGCTAAAAAACCTTTATTTATCGATAAACCAATAGCGAATTCCTATAGGGACGCTTTCCAAATTTTTCAGGCGGCAAAAAACTACGGTTGCCCTGTTTTTTCATCAAGCTCCTTGCGTTATATTACCGGACTTCAGGAGTTGGATAGGACTAAGGTAATAGGCGCAGATGTCTATTGTCCGGCAGTAACGGAGCCTTCGCATAAGGATCTGTATTGGTATGGAATCCATGGGGTCGAAATGTTATTTGCATTGATGGGACCGGGATGCCGCTCGGTAAAAACGATTCAGGAACAAGGTACCTCGTTTTATGTTGGGGAGTGGGCGGATGGAAGAATTGCCTCACTTCGGGGCATTCGCGAGGGAAAGGATGATTTTGGCGGAACGGTTTTTTTGAAAGATCAGATTGTCCATTTGGGACAATTTATGGGATACGGCCCATTGTTGGATAAGATCCTTCCGTTTTTCGAAACAGGTGTAAGTCCGGTTGACGAAAAGGAAACCCTGGCAATATGCGCATTTATAGATGCAGCCGAAGAAAGTAAATTAAATGGCGGAAATGTTGTTCAACTTCAAAAATAG
- a CDS encoding sodium:solute symporter family transporter, translated as MKLDWIDVVIFAVYIIGIVVLGLYASKKNSASKRDYFLAGDKLPWWIIGGSIIAANISSHHLVGAMGAAYSRGFVAITLEWGAILIGFNALLWIFLPFYIRNGFYTIPEYLEKRYGNATRVLYAILILFTYVFVEIGAVLYLGGLSLHALFGIPILYSIFGMAILTGLYTVLGGLKAVIWTEMVQLVILVLGGIVLTFATIDAAGGFQSVVESSKDWKMFYPASDPDFPWTMYLGGLLCISVFYCATNQFIVQRVLAAKNEWHGRMGVIFGDYLKFLVPLIITIPALVAPKFLPHLDQPDLLFATLVETLLPKGLVGLVMAGLISAIMSHISGAINSCTTILTVDIYSQYINKNASDYEAVRFGKRAGVAIIVLGIISAVVLISYSDKPVFLYLMNLYGLFTPGIATMFLMGVFWKRTTSQGALTAGLLTIPLSLLLEYALPEMPFFNRTGIVFWTCMIACAVVSLLTPAVSEARLKNLVLTGDSFQVPVQDKAAYRGFRNPTVWWIIITVLVLYFYVRYF; from the coding sequence ATGAAACTCGATTGGATTGATGTCGTTATTTTTGCCGTATATATTATTGGTATAGTGGTATTGGGCTTATACGCTTCGAAAAAAAACTCCGCCTCGAAGCGGGATTATTTTCTTGCGGGTGATAAGCTGCCCTGGTGGATAATTGGCGGAAGTATCATCGCCGCAAATATCAGCAGTCATCATCTCGTTGGCGCTATGGGGGCCGCTTATAGTCGCGGTTTTGTGGCGATCACCCTGGAATGGGGAGCGATTCTCATCGGTTTTAATGCATTGTTATGGATATTTCTCCCTTTTTATATCCGCAACGGTTTCTATACGATTCCTGAGTACCTCGAAAAAAGATACGGCAACGCTACCCGCGTGTTGTACGCTATTTTGATCCTGTTTACCTATGTTTTTGTGGAGATTGGCGCCGTTCTTTATTTGGGCGGTCTGTCGCTGCACGCTTTATTCGGCATTCCTATTTTATACAGTATTTTTGGAATGGCAATTTTGACCGGTTTATATACCGTTTTAGGCGGTCTAAAAGCGGTGATATGGACGGAGATGGTACAGCTTGTCATTTTGGTGCTGGGCGGAATAGTATTAACTTTTGCCACCATTGATGCGGCAGGAGGTTTTCAGTCTGTGGTAGAATCCTCCAAGGATTGGAAAATGTTTTATCCCGCATCTGATCCTGACTTTCCCTGGACGATGTATTTAGGCGGACTGTTGTGTATCAGCGTGTTTTATTGCGCTACGAACCAATTTATTGTGCAGCGCGTATTGGCTGCAAAAAATGAATGGCATGGGCGCATGGGGGTCATCTTTGGTGACTATCTTAAATTTTTGGTTCCCTTGATTATTACTATTCCGGCATTGGTGGCTCCAAAATTCCTACCGCATCTCGATCAGCCCGATTTACTGTTTGCGACACTCGTGGAAACCTTATTGCCCAAAGGTTTGGTTGGCTTGGTGATGGCAGGGTTAATTTCGGCCATCATGTCCCATATTTCAGGAGCGATCAATTCCTGTACAACAATTCTGACCGTCGATATCTACAGCCAGTATATTAATAAAAATGCAAGTGACTACGAAGCAGTCCGTTTTGGTAAGCGCGCCGGAGTCGCTATTATCGTGCTCGGAATCATAAGTGCGGTTGTATTGATCAGTTATTCGGATAAACCAGTTTTCCTTTATTTGATGAATCTATACGGTCTTTTTACGCCAGGCATTGCAACAATGTTTTTAATGGGGGTTTTTTGGAAAAGAACCACATCGCAGGGTGCTTTGACAGCAGGTTTACTGACAATTCCGCTTTCTTTACTTTTGGAATACGCCTTACCTGAAATGCCGTTTTTTAATAGAACAGGTATTGTATTCTGGACTTGTATGATTGCTTGCGCAGTAGTCAGTTTGTTGACACCTGCGGTCTCAGAAGCAAGGTTAAAAAATCTTGTGTTGACCGGCGATTCTTTTCAGGTACCGGTTCAGGATAAAGCCGCTTACCGTGGATTTCGAAATCCGACGGTATGGTGGATAATTATAACGGTATTGGTGCTCTATTTTTATGTACGTTATTTTTAG
- a CDS encoding YiiX family permuted papain-like enzyme — MKKTLIYLISLVRYLVITAALTLPVHAQKKPMGPKQSKANSKLPQFNDGDMIFQSSISPQCKAIQLATRSLYSHCGIIFYEQGKPYVLEAVQPVTVTKLEHWIQRGEKQHYAVKRLKNADQLLTNSKLAKMKAIGKDFIGKNYDATFEWSDDKIYCSELIWKIYQRGAGIEVGKLEKLKDFDLSSPEVKAKLKERYGNSVPLNETVISPASIFNSPLLITVTSNY, encoded by the coding sequence ATGAAAAAGACACTTATTTACCTGATATCCCTTGTTCGTTATCTTGTGATCACCGCAGCGCTAACACTGCCAGTTCATGCGCAAAAAAAGCCAATGGGTCCTAAGCAATCGAAGGCTAATTCAAAACTACCCCAATTCAACGATGGCGATATGATCTTTCAGTCTTCTATTTCACCGCAATGCAAGGCCATCCAATTAGCAACGCGTTCTCTGTATTCCCATTGTGGGATTATTTTTTACGAGCAAGGCAAACCCTACGTACTGGAAGCCGTACAGCCCGTAACTGTTACGAAGTTAGAACACTGGATTCAGCGTGGCGAAAAGCAGCATTACGCGGTCAAGCGCCTCAAAAACGCAGATCAGCTACTGACCAATTCGAAACTGGCCAAAATGAAAGCAATCGGCAAAGATTTTATCGGCAAAAATTACGACGCGACATTCGAATGGTCAGACGATAAGATCTATTGCTCGGAATTGATCTGGAAAATATACCAGCGTGGAGCAGGCATCGAAGTTGGGAAACTTGAGAAACTGAAAGATTTTGATTTAAGCAGCCCCGAAGTGAAAGCTAAGCTGAAAGAGCGTTATGGTAACAGCGTTCCGCTGAATGAAACGGTCATATCACCCGCCTCAATTTTTAATAGTCCATTGTTGATTACGGTGACGAGTAATTATTAA
- a CDS encoding SDR family oxidoreductase: MEEYKNKVVLISGGLGDIGRAMAEAFLTQQAIVCISDRFEPQAARAQWPLLDDAGARLFYDQVDVADARQVDAWVKRIRQELGAISICIANAACVTIKDFSTLSNEEWKNEMAVNLDGSFFLANACAKSFVETELAGSIIFMGSWAAHAVHQNLPAYSVSKAGLRMLCQAMALEYAAYGIRVNEIAPGYVNAGLSKVVWSSNAELQMKAKAVVPLGQIIEAEEVAKQVLWICSDNCKHMTGTAIVMDGGLSLIRP; the protein is encoded by the coding sequence ATGGAGGAATATAAGAATAAAGTCGTATTGATCAGTGGGGGACTTGGTGATATCGGAAGGGCTATGGCTGAAGCATTTTTGACCCAGCAGGCAATTGTATGCATCTCGGATCGGTTTGAACCACAGGCGGCGAGAGCGCAGTGGCCCTTGTTGGATGATGCTGGAGCACGTTTGTTTTATGATCAGGTCGATGTTGCAGACGCCAGGCAGGTGGACGCCTGGGTGAAACGCATAAGGCAGGAGTTGGGCGCAATATCCATCTGTATCGCGAATGCCGCATGTGTCACTATTAAAGACTTCAGCACGTTAAGCAACGAGGAATGGAAGAATGAAATGGCCGTTAATCTCGACGGTTCATTCTTCCTGGCGAATGCCTGTGCGAAGTCATTTGTGGAGACTGAGCTTGCGGGCTCGATCATTTTTATGGGTAGCTGGGCTGCACATGCCGTACATCAAAATTTACCGGCCTATAGTGTCTCTAAGGCGGGCCTGCGGATGCTTTGCCAGGCCATGGCTCTTGAATATGCAGCATACGGAATTCGTGTCAACGAGATTGCACCAGGTTATGTCAATGCCGGGTTGAGCAAAGTGGTTTGGTCATCAAACGCCGAACTTCAAATGAAAGCAAAGGCTGTGGTGCCACTTGGTCAGATTATAGAAGCCGAAGAGGTTGCTAAACAGGTGCTATGGATCTGTTCGGACAATTGTAAACATATGACTGGTACCGCAATTGTAATGGATGGTGGACTGTCTTTGATTAGACCTTAG
- a CDS encoding nicotinate phosphoribosyltransferase — MNPILWTDGYKLCHKDQYPAHTQWVYETWTPRMSRIEGISHVVFFGLQGALAEITNSFDANFFAQPEEEVVAAYEEAIAAVFENTNAKFASMHESKHIRDLHRLGYLPIKVNALPEGSLVPIGVPMFTIENTHPNFFWLPGYLETQLSAYIWSPMTAATIADRYKRLLTGFAEKTGDVNKVFTQAGDFSMRGMGSPETAYRTAGGHLLSFGVSATLSVREYLKSYYHAESDVMMYTPSTEHSVMCSYGEDELEAFRHLITKVYPSGNISIVSDTYDLWNVVDNVLPKLKDVIMAREGKVVIRPDSGDPVKIICGDVASDRSTVQKGIVERLFELFGGTTNSKGFKELDPHIGVVYGDSITVDRADKICQGLLDKGFASTNTILGIGSYTYQYVTRDTFGFALKGTAEIVNGEFKAIQKRPATDTGNFKKSQKGMVAVVFENDEFRLIDNLNPQTIAELESRNLLQTCYLDGEFTHTTRFEEIRNRLKTETIRVYGK; from the coding sequence ATGAATCCAATACTTTGGACAGATGGTTATAAATTGTGCCATAAGGATCAATACCCTGCACATACGCAATGGGTTTATGAGACTTGGACGCCACGCATGTCACGCATAGAAGGCATTAGTCATGTTGTGTTTTTTGGATTACAGGGGGCCTTGGCCGAAATCACGAATTCATTTGATGCAAACTTTTTTGCTCAACCGGAAGAAGAGGTCGTGGCGGCTTACGAAGAGGCAATAGCAGCTGTTTTTGAAAATACAAACGCAAAGTTCGCCTCGATGCATGAATCGAAACATATTCGCGACCTACATCGACTGGGGTACCTTCCAATCAAAGTAAATGCTTTGCCGGAAGGCAGCCTGGTGCCTATTGGCGTGCCAATGTTTACCATTGAAAATACACATCCCAATTTTTTCTGGCTTCCGGGTTATCTGGAGACACAATTATCGGCCTATATCTGGTCACCGATGACAGCAGCGACAATTGCAGATCGCTATAAAAGATTATTGACGGGTTTTGCCGAGAAAACGGGCGACGTCAATAAAGTCTTTACCCAAGCTGGTGATTTTTCCATGCGTGGCATGGGCTCTCCTGAAACGGCTTATCGTACAGCTGGGGGGCATCTGTTGAGCTTCGGTGTCTCAGCTACGCTTTCCGTTAGGGAGTATCTGAAATCCTACTATCATGCAGAAAGTGATGTGATGATGTACACTCCGTCTACGGAGCACAGTGTGATGTGTTCCTACGGTGAGGATGAATTGGAAGCATTTCGGCATCTGATTACCAAGGTATACCCAAGTGGAAATATTTCCATCGTATCGGATACGTATGACCTCTGGAATGTAGTTGACAATGTATTGCCGAAACTGAAAGATGTTATTATGGCTAGGGAAGGAAAAGTTGTTATTCGCCCCGATAGTGGCGATCCTGTAAAAATTATCTGTGGTGATGTGGCATCTGATCGCAGTACTGTTCAGAAAGGTATTGTCGAACGTTTATTTGAACTTTTTGGCGGTACGACCAACAGCAAGGGATTTAAGGAGCTGGATCCACATATCGGAGTGGTTTATGGTGATTCCATTACAGTGGATAGAGCCGATAAAATATGTCAAGGTCTGCTCGATAAGGGCTTTGCTTCCACCAATACCATATTGGGAATAGGCTCTTATACCTATCAATATGTTACACGCGATACTTTTGGTTTTGCGTTAAAAGGAACTGCCGAAATTGTCAATGGAGAATTTAAAGCAATTCAGAAACGTCCGGCTACAGATACGGGAAACTTTAAGAAGTCACAAAAGGGTATGGTGGCTGTGGTATTTGAAAATGATGAATTTCGTTTAATAGATAACCTGAATCCACAAACTATAGCTGAACTGGAAAGTAGAAACCTACTCCAAACCTGTTATTTGGACGGTGAATTTACACACACAACGCGTTTTGAAGAAATAAGGAATAGATTGAAAACTGAAACAATTCGAGTATATGGAAAATAG
- the dgoD gene encoding galactonate dehydratase — MKITAIETFVCHARMRNWIFVKIITDQPGLWGWGEATLEWHTQSVVGAIKDISQLLIGEDPRRIEYLWQMMYRQHFWHGNGIVRGTAISGIDIALWDILGKIHNVPCHELWGGRVRDYIRLYCHLGGGRMEDFYETAPDDAKRFGDLALKAVDEGFTAFKSMAVPETMSLEGLRPIKYAEACVKAMRDAVGDDIDIMVDCHARPSPRMGMQFAKALEPYGLYFFEEPCWPETMEDIALIQRAVTTPIASGERLIGVHAFRDMLEKRAVSVIQPDITHCGGLSEARKIAALADAYRVSMAPHNPQGPVSTAASIELGFATPSYIICESVHKDVEWRQDVVTEGFTVQEKGRIVLPNKRAGLGIEINEEEVKKHPFQQEILQRTFYKDGSVGDW, encoded by the coding sequence ATGAAAATAACCGCTATTGAAACCTTTGTGTGCCATGCGCGCATGCGAAATTGGATTTTTGTCAAAATTATTACCGATCAGCCCGGACTTTGGGGCTGGGGCGAAGCCACCTTGGAATGGCATACGCAAAGTGTGGTCGGAGCAATCAAAGATATTTCTCAATTGTTGATCGGTGAAGATCCGCGTCGTATTGAATACCTGTGGCAGATGATGTATAGACAACACTTCTGGCATGGAAACGGGATCGTTCGTGGCACGGCCATCAGTGGTATTGACATCGCCTTATGGGATATTCTAGGTAAAATTCACAATGTCCCTTGTCACGAGCTGTGGGGAGGCCGTGTGCGTGATTATATCCGTTTGTATTGTCATTTAGGTGGAGGTCGCATGGAGGATTTTTATGAGACTGCTCCGGATGATGCCAAGCGGTTTGGTGATCTTGCGCTGAAAGCTGTTGATGAGGGTTTTACCGCTTTTAAATCGATGGCTGTCCCAGAGACCATGTCGTTGGAAGGTCTCCGTCCAATTAAATATGCTGAAGCTTGCGTGAAGGCCATGCGTGACGCTGTTGGCGACGATATTGATATTATGGTGGATTGCCATGCGCGGCCAAGCCCACGTATGGGGATGCAATTTGCGAAAGCATTGGAGCCATATGGCCTGTATTTCTTTGAAGAGCCATGTTGGCCAGAAACCATGGAAGATATTGCCTTGATTCAACGGGCAGTGACGACACCTATTGCGTCAGGCGAACGTTTGATCGGAGTGCATGCATTTCGGGATATGCTCGAGAAGCGGGCAGTGAGTGTGATTCAACCTGATATTACCCATTGTGGCGGTCTCTCTGAAGCGCGTAAGATCGCAGCTTTGGCTGATGCTTACCGTGTATCTATGGCGCCACATAACCCGCAGGGACCTGTGAGTACGGCCGCCTCCATTGAGCTGGGATTTGCAACACCATCCTATATTATTTGCGAAAGTGTGCATAAGGACGTTGAATGGCGCCAGGACGTGGTTACCGAAGGGTTTACAGTTCAAGAGAAAGGGCGGATTGTTCTGCCGAATAAGCGCGCCGGTTTGGGTATTGAAATTAATGAAGAAGAGGTAAAGAAGCATCCTTTTCAACAGGAAATATTGCAGCGAACCTTCTATAAAGACGGTAGTGTAGGGGATTGGTAG
- a CDS encoding M20 family metallopeptidase — protein sequence MIEPILKELNTKIETIFPKIVAIRRHIHQHPELSFQEYETSAYIQQQLGELGIPFEIVAQTGVVAVLTGQKSASDDIVVLRADIDALPIDEQNDVGYKSKNSGVMHACGHDFHTANLLGAASILNDYKTEFSGKIVLLFQPAEEKIPGGAIQVLESGILESFGGTIKAVLGLHVSPRVSVGKVGLRSGRFMASSDEFYFTIKGRGGHAAEPHRAVDPIMIGAQLLTTLQQVVSRKANPDVPSVLTFGRFIGDGAANVIPEEVKLAGTFRTMDEVWRKEALEMVAEIAATLPVSLGAKVEVEVRHGYPALYNDPALTQKVKTIIAETMGNSVPQDLEIWMAAEDFAYYSYRYPALFMLIGTNNDDYTTQYGLHNPQFNLDEKAFETSIAVLVNAAISLLNESNE from the coding sequence ATGATCGAGCCAATACTGAAAGAATTAAATACCAAGATAGAGACCATTTTTCCGAAAATCGTTGCAATACGCCGACATATCCATCAGCATCCTGAATTGTCCTTTCAAGAATACGAGACAAGCGCCTATATTCAGCAACAACTCGGGGAATTGGGTATACCATTTGAGATTGTCGCTCAAACAGGTGTTGTGGCTGTGCTAACCGGTCAAAAATCGGCGAGTGATGATATTGTGGTGTTACGGGCAGATATTGATGCTTTACCGATAGACGAGCAAAATGATGTGGGATATAAATCGAAGAATAGTGGTGTCATGCATGCTTGTGGCCATGATTTTCATACGGCTAATCTATTGGGGGCGGCGTCCATATTAAATGATTATAAAACGGAGTTTTCCGGTAAAATTGTTCTGCTATTTCAGCCTGCTGAGGAAAAGATTCCTGGCGGAGCGATTCAGGTTTTGGAATCCGGGATTCTGGAATCTTTTGGTGGAACGATTAAAGCTGTGCTGGGTTTACATGTAAGTCCCCGTGTTTCTGTAGGAAAAGTCGGTTTACGTTCCGGGCGATTTATGGCCTCGAGCGACGAGTTCTATTTCACCATTAAGGGACGTGGTGGCCATGCTGCGGAGCCACATCGGGCTGTTGATCCCATTATGATCGGCGCGCAGTTACTCACCACATTACAGCAAGTTGTCAGTCGGAAAGCCAACCCTGATGTACCGTCTGTATTGACCTTTGGTCGTTTTATTGGAGATGGTGCTGCCAATGTTATTCCCGAGGAAGTTAAATTAGCCGGAACATTTCGTACAATGGATGAGGTGTGGCGCAAGGAGGCGCTGGAAATGGTTGCTGAAATAGCGGCAACGCTTCCTGTATCGCTTGGTGCAAAGGTAGAAGTTGAAGTCCGGCATGGTTATCCCGCGCTTTATAATGATCCCGCGTTAACGCAAAAAGTCAAAACAATTATTGCGGAGACGATGGGGAATAGTGTGCCACAAGATCTCGAAATCTGGATGGCAGCCGAGGATTTTGCTTATTATTCTTATCGTTATCCCGCGCTGTTTATGTTGATAGGCACAAATAATGACGATTATACCACACAATATGGTCTTCATAATCCACAGTTCAATCTGGATGAAAAGGCTTTCGAAACATCAATCGCTGTTTTAGTCAATGCAGCTATTTCCCTTTTGAATGAATCAAATGAATAG
- a CDS encoding aspartate aminotransferase family protein: protein MQENEKSAAILRENARWIPGGVVSLNRKSDPNICFVKGNGSLVEDIDGNSYIDYQAGFAASFLGHNDPDVNAAVLQTLQEQQVLMGAGPTLLEGEFAELFCQSVPSVESVQITTTGSEATYHAIRIARAVTGRDHVIVMQGGYNGWHNDVACNVISQRADVGSYQSPGEYPFDSLSAGVPKNHSDLVHIVNYNDLESVLYVVQKYDVACILLEPILQNIGIVKPKEGYLEGLRKMADEHGFLLIFDEVKTGFRHALGGYQSICGIQPDLSTFGKAVANGYPLGVIAGKKKYMDYFVDPDKSKRVMIAGTFNAFPLTTAAAIATLKKLGSSEHRVYEHVEALGARLEQGYNEIFPKLGVPFYVARQGSAFCTYFMDHAPVNFHDILDNHNFELDTQYRKKLIKEGIFNFPAPIKQGSISFAHTEDDIDRTLEATERVIKSL from the coding sequence ATGCAAGAAAATGAAAAATCAGCCGCGATACTGCGGGAGAATGCAAGATGGATACCTGGTGGAGTGGTATCGTTAAATCGGAAGTCAGATCCGAATATCTGCTTCGTCAAAGGGAATGGTAGTTTGGTCGAAGATATTGACGGGAACAGCTACATCGATTATCAGGCTGGATTTGCTGCATCCTTTTTGGGGCATAATGATCCTGATGTGAACGCCGCAGTGTTACAGACATTGCAGGAGCAGCAGGTATTGATGGGGGCTGGGCCAACGTTACTGGAAGGTGAGTTTGCGGAGCTTTTTTGTCAGTCTGTTCCGTCGGTAGAGAGTGTGCAGATTACAACTACAGGATCGGAAGCGACTTACCATGCGATCCGTATTGCCCGTGCAGTAACAGGGCGTGATCATGTGATTGTTATGCAGGGGGGCTACAATGGCTGGCATAACGATGTGGCCTGCAATGTGATCAGTCAACGTGCAGATGTTGGCTCATATCAAAGTCCGGGAGAATATCCATTCGATTCATTAAGTGCTGGCGTTCCCAAAAATCACAGCGATTTAGTCCACATTGTCAACTATAACGATTTGGAAAGTGTGCTGTATGTGGTTCAAAAATATGATGTTGCCTGTATTTTGTTGGAGCCTATTCTTCAGAATATCGGTATTGTAAAGCCAAAGGAAGGTTACCTGGAAGGCTTACGCAAGATGGCGGACGAGCATGGGTTTCTGTTGATCTTTGATGAAGTGAAAACTGGATTTAGACATGCGCTGGGGGGCTATCAGTCGATCTGTGGTATTCAGCCGGATCTTTCAACTTTCGGAAAGGCGGTTGCAAACGGCTACCCATTGGGTGTTATTGCAGGAAAGAAAAAATACATGGATTACTTTGTAGATCCTGATAAGTCGAAGCGGGTGATGATTGCCGGTACTTTTAATGCTTTTCCTTTAACGACTGCCGCTGCAATTGCAACATTGAAAAAATTAGGCAGCTCGGAGCATCGAGTTTATGAGCACGTAGAAGCACTTGGTGCGCGTTTGGAACAGGGATATAACGAAATATTTCCTAAATTAGGCGTACCATTTTATGTCGCACGTCAAGGATCTGCCTTCTGTACATATTTTATGGACCATGCGCCAGTCAATTTTCATGATATTTTGGATAACCACAACTTTGAACTGGATACCCAATATCGTAAAAAGCTTATTAAGGAGGGGATTTTCAATTTCCCGGCACCAATTAAACAAGGCAGTATCTCCTTTGCGCATACGGAGGATGATATTGATCGGACTTTAGAAGCAACTGAACGCGTAATAAAAAGTTTGTAA
- a CDS encoding SMP-30/gluconolactonase/LRE family protein, with protein MNILIEGLLFPEGPTFDREGGIWLVEKEAGNLIYYKDNQYSRIAVNGHPNGIAIDKNGIIWFCDSQQNSIRCYDPFDKTTTTIVTEIAGKPLKMPNDLCFDTEGNLLFSCPGSDLEDGTGYICCLHKHGALTKIHTGLFYPNGLAFAADNCTLFVAETGTKWLWKMHWNSLTQQVENIEKFIETGGSIGPDGIALTQDNYLFAAIYGSQHILCIDTKNKTTEKIPTPGKNPTNCALDPKGIQGLMITEAEKGQLLQWDSTKKGLL; from the coding sequence ATGAATATTCTCATTGAAGGACTTCTTTTTCCAGAAGGCCCCACTTTCGACCGGGAGGGTGGTATATGGCTTGTGGAGAAAGAAGCAGGAAACTTGATCTATTACAAAGACAATCAGTATAGCAGAATAGCTGTGAATGGACATCCCAACGGAATTGCAATCGATAAAAACGGGATAATATGGTTTTGCGACTCACAACAAAACAGCATCCGTTGCTATGATCCCTTCGACAAAACCACGACGACAATAGTCACGGAAATCGCAGGAAAGCCATTAAAAATGCCCAACGACTTATGTTTTGATACCGAAGGGAACCTACTATTCTCCTGTCCGGGAAGTGACCTAGAAGATGGCACAGGTTACATCTGCTGTCTACATAAACATGGTGCGCTTACGAAGATCCACACAGGCCTTTTTTACCCAAACGGATTGGCCTTTGCAGCAGACAACTGCACACTTTTTGTCGCTGAAACAGGCACAAAATGGCTCTGGAAAATGCACTGGAACAGCTTGACACAACAGGTGGAAAACATCGAAAAATTCATAGAAACAGGCGGTAGTATCGGTCCGGACGGCATAGCTCTCACGCAGGACAATTATCTTTTTGCAGCGATTTATGGATCGCAACATATCCTATGCATTGATACCAAAAACAAGACGACCGAGAAAATACCTACGCCGGGGAAGAATCCAACAAATTGTGCTTTAGACCCAAAAGGCATTCAGGGACTTATGATTACAGAAGCTGAAAAAGGGCAATTGTTGCAGTGGGACAGCACAAAAAAGGGTCTATTGTAA